The window TCAAATCAGGCAAACAATCGTCCAAAAAAGAAGTCTGGCTACCGCCAGCATTCTCGGTAGCCCGAGTACTCGACGCCTGCGAAGCAGCATTGCCCTCTGGCACTTGTTCCAGCTCAATGGCGTGACATCCCTCAGACTCCACGGACGGCAACAACGTACTTCCGACTATcagctcttcttcatcttcaagaTTGACAATGCGTGTAATGGTATCGTTGGCGATGACGGTCGTGTCAGCGACGTCATTGCTTTCGTCGCCAGAGTTGGTGGTGAAGAATGTCCTTGTAGTGGATGGTGTCGCACAAGGAGGGGTATTCGACGGATAGTTCTCAAATTCAGACCCTGtttgctcttcctctccttctctggGGAGAGGGGGTGGAGTTCCAGTAGTTCCAGAAAAGAAAGGGTCAATCGAGGGTCGGGGGAAACGGCGTTTACTTTGGTGTGTTGAAAGCGCTGACATGCTGCTGTACCAAAGTCAGACAGGGCAGTTCACAGTAGTAGTAAATCACAATTTAAACGGGGACTTACCTGATAACAATAGAACTACTGCGTTGTGTATAGATAAATTACTGCAATGGTCTACACCTAGTGTCAATTAGGAATTACAGAAAAACAAACAGCCCACGAATgaatggagaagaaggaacaGAAAGCGGAGGGTATGGTTTAATACTGAATACATCTCTGTGGGGGGAGGTTGAGAAAAGGTCTACACTCCGTGCCAGAGAGTAGAATGGTGACCTGTTTAGACCGCGGTGCGAGTTCTTACGGGTTCGATCAGTTAGTTGTTTGGGATCGCCGCGTCTGCTGCTGGTCGTTGGGCTCGGCTATATATTGCTAGGCAGTGCCGACATGGAGCATCATCCGGAGAGAAGACGAGATGCAACCAAGCATGCCTGGCTGGTAACGAACGCCAGCAGCAGTTCACAATAAGCAGCTCGTACCGTATCAACGAAGGCTTCGCACAACTTGGCTTCGCTTCCCTGCCTCATTTGACTTTTGTTTATGGCCAGTGCACACCGTGGGACAAATCATCTCACCCCAAAGTCATGACGTAACCAGTCAGTCGCATTGAAGTTCATTAAGAGACTTCGATCGGGACCAGATTGCGTGAATGTGATGATGATACTGTGCTGTTATTACATGACGCACCCACCACCTACCTACTATCTACTATCGTTATACGTAGATACGCCATGCTTTTTATGCCAAAAGTGACCAAATAATTCCCAACTCTATATATAAGCAGTAACTTGGAACTTATCCTCCTAAGCTTCCTCCTCTAACACCGTATTACTTTTACTGTCTTTACACACAGCCTCGGCTTGCATGGCAATGAGATGACGATTATCTATTCGTAGCTAAGCATAGCGTCATTTTCGTCATAAAGCTCTGGTTCAACGGCGGAGCTATCAATTTGGATGACGGGGTCAGACTCATGCGCCGGGGCCATTTGTGGTCGTCCGGCGCTAGAGTTCTTCGTCAGCTAACTCTCTCAGACTTCGcaaaacaaaaaaaaagcaaCGTACGTAGTCCTAGGAGGGTTCGCACACCTGTCCTTACCATATGAAATTCGAAGAGTAGAGTATTCAGGCTTGAGCTTGATGCCCTCAATGGCCTTCTGAGCGGATTGGATAGACGTACTGTGACCTTATGTCAGCTCACGAGAAAAAAAGTCCGATAACAATAACTCACAAGTTGACGAACGCCACGCCCTTCTCATTCAAAAAGTTGATCATATCGATCTCTGATCACCTATTAATCCAAACTTGCTTGCCATTATCGATTAGACTTACCACCAAATTCTCCAAAGTCCTGCCTCAATTTCTCCTCGGTGAACAACGAAAAGTCCGCGATCTGTCCAATATACACATTTCTGCTAGCTCCGCCCTGAATAGCCTGCAACAACGCAGGAAGGACAGGACCAGAGTGTTTGCCCCATCCGACCTTCAGACGACGCTGCATGATCGAAAGACCAGTCGCGTGAGCGTTTTGGTGGAATTGCATGGCGGCAACGGGGTCAACAAATGTGATGAACTGTGTCCTTATGTTAGCCTCATTGTTCAACATATACAGGGGGGACACACTTACGGCAATGTGCTTATCCGGAAAGTATCGCACTTGTTGTAACATGCCTCCTCGGATGTGGTTACACAGTTCCTCGAGAGTAACGTCTTGATGGATGTTACCCAAGTAGATAGTTCTGTTCCCAACCTGGTTCATCCCATTGTTTTCAGTAAACCCGGGAGCCACAGGAGAAAAGTTGTTGCCAGCGAAAGCAGGCGAAGCAAAGCCAGCGTTAGGCCCAGGAGTAGGGAAATTATTGAATCCAGCGGACATTGGGGAGAATGGAGGGAAGGGTGAGCCGGTAGTCTGTTGATGCTGGGCGGCGATAGCGTTCATCGCCTGGGTCTGAGCTTGTCGAACAGCATCCTGTTGGGCCTTAGGAACGTAGGCACATCGATCCTTGCCGTAGTTGACCCTCTTGCCTTCCCATCCTTGCTCAGTAGGCAACGTTGCGACAACCTGCAGTACCGTCAGTCGCTTATCAACCCAACGGCAGAGACGTCAACTCACTTTCATAGCCGTAGAGATACTCAAGAAGTGAATGAAACCAATGTTCTTGTCCCGCACAATCTTGACTTGGTCGATAGGTCCAAACCTGCTCAACTCATTCCTCAAGTCCTGCTCATTTGTCTCCGGGTCCAGGTTACCAACAAACACATTTCTGGTCGCCTGGCTGCTTGCGACAGCCGCCGCAACGGTAGGATGCACCATGGAGGGCTTACCCCATCCAATTTTGAGTTCTTGACCGTGGAGGGCAAGCTTCTTGACGCAAGCGTCAGCGTGAAAGGCAGCTGCGGTAGAACCGTCGAgaaaggagatgaagaCACAGGACTTTTCAGGGAGGAGACGAACGGCCTCAATGGGACCAAATCGAACAAGGTTGAGAAGTTCGTCGACGGAGGCTTCGGCAGGAAGATTGCCGACGTACACCGTTCTTCCTGTCGTATTACCAGCGGCAGCGGCcgcagcagcagcagcagcaggtCCGTAGTTACCAGTCATAGTATTGGGATTCATGGACGGTGACACGATAGGCGCACCAGGGAAATTTTGTTGCTAAATCACGTTGTTTACGTTAATTGGTTATCTTATCATTTAAAGCCAGACTCACCATTGCCatgttgaaagggaaacCCATACCAAATCCGCCCATACCCATCATACCAAAAGACGCTCCTTGCTGCATCCCCGGGATAGTTGCTCCTTGCTGCGCTTGGTTCATCCCGCCATGCTCTTGTTGCTGGTTCACTCCACCCATGTTGACAGGACCAGACCCAGGGCCATCGAATGAGGAAACTGCATGGGCGTTGTACTGCCCGATACCGGGAGCCGAACCAGGAGCGCCAAATGGCCTTTGAGCGGATAATGGGGGAACGCCAATAGGACCGTGGCCGGGTCCACCAAGTGATGGGTCCAAACCGTCGTATCGAGCCTTTTTAGGGGCAAGAGAATCGATAAAAGAGGGAGCGTTTTCGGGGTGGGGTGGCATACCGTTCATGGGGGAGATGGGCAATGTGGAATCCAAAGGTCGCTGAAAACTCTCGTCAGCCATGTCGTATGCGTAGAAAAAGAGTCACGTAGTACTTACTTTCATAATCTCCGGGTCTGTACCGTCGGTTGACGCACCGATCGATGACGAGAGAATTTGGCTGTAAGTTGGACTGTTGCCGGACCAAAGGTTGGTCGGAAGGTATGCGGCGGATTGTGAATACGACGGCCGCCGTCCAGGGATATTGGTAGGAAGGTGAGGAACGGAGGATGCGGACATATCGGGGTAATGTTTGGCGACCGGAAGGTTCATCGTTATCGCCAGTTATCCGGCGAAGTGATACCAGTAGCGCCGATTATAAATCGTCCAGGGAAATACGTGATCGCAGCCGTTCCGTGTGAATGAGAAAAAAGTGATAGAACAGAAATGGCAAAGAGTAAAAGGGACAAGAAAGCAAATAAGCGAACGATCAAACGATATACAGTACAGGTGGGTTGAAAGAAGACAGGTAGGGCAAAGTCGAAGGAGTAAAAGGCAACGAATGAAGGAGCGAAGAAGATACGTACGCAAATATGGTGGAGAAGTTGAAGTTGCCCGTGGAATGAGAAAAAGTATAAGCAAGGAAGTAAGGGTTTCCAAATGATTCAAAGTCTTCCACAAAATAAGTGTGAAATAATGAGGTGATAAGAAAAAGCTAAGGAGTCGCTGTTACTCATACGTTGGGTGACCAACGGTAACTAAGAACGCGCTGGCTCTGGAGGAATGTCGTCAGCTTCCAGTCTATAAACGTGAACAATTGCAGGCTAGTCACAAAGCCGCCAGTGGTGAGAAAACTCACATGATGAGGCCGGCAGATCGTCACGAGGAAGATTACAATGTATCAAGAGAGAATAAGAGGCGAAAACAGCAGGCATCGACGCGTCATGGGTGTAAAGAGTGATAGCAGGGAAAAGACAGTATAGTCAGCTTTCTTCCTGGAAGAGACAGATCTTGTTCCGTCCTCTGCTCATTTGTGAGACTTGTTGGAAGATCCGCCGTCCAAGTCCCAACTTCTCACCAAGTCCATTCAACTCACCTCGGATGACTGTCAAGCACAGTAATGCGAAACCGAAGATACAAACGCACTATGCGGTGCGAGTAGCTCCGTGAAAAGAAGCggggagaaagagaaggtcactggaaggaagaggagtaGAAAATGCAGTGGGAAATGTTGTGTGCCAAGTTAGGCTGGCGACCGCTTCATGGAACGCTGGAGGGTGTAGTAATGCGGAAGCGGATGAGCCCGACGCGTCCCAAGTGGTATTATTTATatatttttatttttattaCCGCCCGTTATTAATTAGTCTTGCGACAATCATCCGTCTATCCTCCTGGTTTTGTCTGCTATATACATAGAATAAAACATGACAGCATTACTAGAGTATAGGGAAGACTTTTGCAATTCCGAAAAAATGATAGAGACAAGGAACATGTAGCGAATACAATGTTAGTCATGACTTTCAATCTCGATAGCTATATGTATATCGCCGAGTCCTTTTTGCTCTTTACAGCTTGTTGCAACTGTCCCTCCAGTATAACATCGGAGAAGTGATAATAGCATCTTGCTGCAGCAAGCACAGGAATATAGAAGGAATTTCTGATAACGACAGGATCATTACTGGACGCTAGACGTTTAATGATATCTGGGACCTCAATGTTTGCTCTCACAGTGCAGATTCTCAGCGGCCGCACAATCACAGAAATATTTTCCCAAACCGGAACAACGAAAATGCAACAAAAACCATTCAGTGCCATAGGTATACATGCAACCCTAACCACCCTTAGACGGACTCGAGGATCTCGGGCTCGACGAATTCACCGCTCTTAACAACCTTGGAGCCAGTGTTGGCCTATTGACAACAATCAGTACGAGCTTAGCTTACATGGAGAACATTCAGGTACTCACGTTCATGGCCTCACCGTGTGATTCGAGGAGCTTAGACATGTCGATCTTGGGGGTCTTGACGATCTTAGCCTTTCGGACGTAGACGTTGTGGAGGGGGTAAATGCCCTTGGCGGCCTTCTCAATCTCCCTGCCGATAGACTCCGGAACAAACTTCTGGACCAACTCCTTCAAGTCGCTACCCTCAGCCTCACGTCGCATGATCTCAACCATCTTGGCCCTGATCTCCTTGAGTTGGGAAGACTGAGCGTAGGTGGTCTTCTTGACCTGGTTGGATTGACGCTTGGTGAAACCAATAGCGAAGAGTCGGAGAACGTAGCCGTCGGTAGTCTTGACGTCAACGTGAGCCTCGACGAGGGATTGCCATTTTCGGACAATGGATCGGAGCTTGTCGGTGGTGAAGTCCATGCCGTAGAAAGAGGTGAGGCAGTTCTTGCCCTGTAAGAGAAGAGTCAGCTACCCCCATATCCCGCAGCGAGAACAGTAAAACGCACAGCAACCTCCTCAACCCTAAGCTTGATCTTCCTGAAAGACTGCTCCTGGTCGTTGTTGAGGTCAGCGAGAGAAAGCTCGAGGACTCGGCCCTTCAAAGAATCGTTGGCGTTCTCTGTTTGACAACTCAGTCAGCTCCCATTgctctctttcctcttgCCGCAATTTTGAGTATACGCACTGAGACCCTGGGTTCGGTTGACAAGAGTCTTCCCGGCGTTTCGGTTCTCGAAGAAGGAGGGGGCCTTGATGTCGTACCACTCTATTGAGATTTATTGTATTTGCGTGCGAGATTGATATATTCGAAGGTGAAATGGTGGATGATGGGAAGGGCAAGACACATCGAATGTCAGTAATCCTTCCTTGCCATGTTCCAatcctcctcatcaaaCTCACCCTTCCTGGAGAAGGGGTCGAcgaccttcttcttgattcccttctttccctttgAAAGCCTCTTGTTCTTGCCGACAGCCATGGTGGTTTTTGATGGAcaaaagagaaagaaacTGAAAGCGGACGATTAAACCCCTCGCAAAGTCTTCAGCCAGACGCGGCCCAGCTACGAGACGAGGGAAATGCCGCGGGATAATAGCTGTAAAACTCAGAGTGGCACATATTTATTATGAGCGGCGCTTTATCACCGATCAGCGTTTCCTTAATCGCCGACAGGACCGAAGTGTAAGCCAGGCAC is drawn from Cryptococcus gattii WM276 chromosome A, complete sequence and contains these coding sequences:
- a CDS encoding Negative regulator of differentiation 1 (Multicopy suppressor of sporulation protein msa2) (Similar to TIGR gene model, INSD accession AAW41674.1), translated to MNLPVAKHYPDMSASSVPHLPTNIPGRRPSYSQSAAYLPTNLWSGNSPTYSQILSSSIGASTDGTDPEIMKRPLDSTLPISPMNGMPPHPENAPSFIDSLAPKKARYDGLDPSLGGPGHGPIGVPPLSAQRPFGAPGSAPGIGQYNAHAVSSFDGPGSGPVNMGGVNQQQEHGGMNQAQQGATIPGMQQGASFGMMGMGGFGMGFPFNMAMQQNFPGAPIVSPSMNPNTMTGNYGPAAAAAAAAAAGNTTGRTVYVGNLPAEASVDELLNLVRFGPIEAVRLLPEKSCVFISFLDGSTAAAFHADACVKKLALHGQELKIGWGKPSMVHPTVAAAVASSQATRNVFVGNLDPETNEQDLRNELSRFGPIDQVKIVRDKNIGFIHFLSISTAMKVVATLPTEQGWEGKRVNYGKDRCAYVPKAQQDAVRQAQTQAMNAIAAQHQQTTGSPFPPFSPMSAGFNNFPTPGPNAGFASPAFAGNNFSPVAPGFTENNGMNQVGNRTIYLGNIHQDVTLEELCNHIRGGMLQQVRYFPDKHIAFITFVDPVAAMQFHQNAHATGLSIMQRRLKVGWGKHSGPVLPALLQAIQGGASRNVYIGQIADFSLFTEEKLRQDFGEFGEIDMINFLNEKGVAFVNFTSIQSAQKAIEGIKLKPEYSTLRISYGKDRCANPPRTTAGRPQMAPAHESDPVIQIDSSAVEPELYDENDAMLSYE
- a CDS encoding 40s ribosomal protein s3ae-a (s1-a), putative (Similar to TIGR gene model, INSD accession AAW41673.1), translated to MAVGKNKRLSKGKKGIKKKVVDPFSRKEWYDIKAPSFFENRNAGKTLVNRTQGLKNANDSLKGRVLELSLADLNNDQEQSFRKIKLRVEEVAGKNCLTSFYGMDFTTDKLRSIVRKWQSLVEAHVDVKTTDGYVLRLFAIGFTKRQSNQVKKTTYAQSSQLKEIRAKMVEIMRREAEGSDLKELVQKFVPESIGREIEKAAKGIYPLHNVYVRKAKIVKTPKIDMSKLLESHGEAMNANTGSKVVKSGEFVEPEILESV